A single genomic interval of Malania oleifera isolate guangnan ecotype guangnan chromosome 11, ASM2987363v1, whole genome shotgun sequence harbors:
- the LOC131168572 gene encoding LOW QUALITY PROTEIN: AAA-ATPase ASD, mitochondrial (The sequence of the model RefSeq protein was modified relative to this genomic sequence to represent the inferred CDS: substituted 1 base at 1 genomic stop codon) — MGSTGEAWTQLGSAIAGTMFIWAMFKQYFPPHLRDHIQTYAQKLVSFVYPYIHITFHEFTGEGFRRSPAYAAIETYLSANSSLRARRLKADLVKDSXSLILSMDDSEEVADEFQGVKLRWSSNKIVPIRQVFSFFPTSDEKRYYKLVFHKRHREIVTKSYLKHVIDEGKAVAMRNRQRKLHTNNRGENRLYRESVWSHVPLEHPARFETLAMEPKKKEMIINDLITFSKSKEYYSKIGKVWKRGYLLYGPPGTGKSTMIAAMANFLNYDVYDVELTAVKDNTELRKLMIQTSSKSIIVIEDIDCSLDLTGQRKQKEEDDNNEDEKSLVSKMAKDGGKEDSKVSLSGLLNCIDGLWSACWEERIIVFTTNYVEKLDPALIRRGRMDKHIELSYCCFEAFKVLAKNYLHVDSHHLFGTVRQWLEETKMTPADVAETLMPKPPEEDATSCLRNLVEALEMAKEEAKLKAEEEERIKADKDEKEKSETKVVEEEEKNKPSAEMEVKSQDNIS; from the coding sequence ATGGGGAGCACTGGAGAGGCGTGGACTCAGTTGGGATCTGCAATTGCAGGCACGATGTTCATTTGGGCCATGTTCAAACAATACTTCCCTCCTCATCTCCGAGATCACATTCAAACATATGCCCAAAAACTGGTGAGTTTTGTGTACCCTTATATCCATATCACTTTCCATGAATTCACCGGAGAAGGCTTCCGGCGCAGCCCAGCCTACGCCGCCATCGAGACCTACCTCAGCGCCAACTCCTCATTGCGTGCTAGGCGCCTCAAGGCCGACCTCGTCAAAGACTCCTAATCCCTCATTCTCAGCATGGATGATTCGGAGGAGGTCGCTGATGAGTTTCAAGGAGTCAAGCTTCGGTGGTCTTCCAACAAAATTGTTCCTATAAGGCAGGTCTTCTCTTTCTTTCCGACTTCCGATGAGAAAAGGTACTACAAGCTCGTGTTCCATAAACGGCACCGGGAAATCGTCACCAAGTCCTACTTGAAGCATGTGATTGACGAAGGCAAGGCCGTCGCGATGAGAAACCGACAAAGGAAGCTTCACACGAACAATCGGGGTGAGAACCGGCTGTACAGGGAAAGTGTGTGGAGTCATGTACCTCTTGAGCATCCGGCAAGGTTTGAAACATTGGCAATGGAGCctaagaagaaggagatgatcaTCAATGACTTAATAACTTTTAGCAAGTCAAAAGAGTATTATTCGAAAATTGGGAAGGTGTGGAAGCGGGGATATTTGCTTTATGGTCCCCCGGGGACCGGAAAGTCAACCATGATCGCGGCCATGGCGAATTTTTTGAACTATGATGTGTACGATGTTGAGTTGACGGCGGTCAAGGATAACACAGAGTTGAGGAAGCTGATGATTCAGACATCCAGTAAGTCGATCATAGTGATCGAGGATATTGATTGTTCGCTTGATCTTACAGGGCAGCGGAAGCAAAAGGAGGAGGATGACAACAATGAAGATGAGAAGAGTCTAGTGAGTAAAATGGCGAAAGATGGTGGTAAGGAAGACAGCAAGGTCAGTCTATCTGGGCTTTTAAACTGCATTGATGGCCTATGGTCAGCTTGTTGGGAAGAAAGAATAATAGTGTTCACTACTAATTATGTGGAGAAGCTGGACCCAGCTCTCATTCGCAGGGGACGGATGGATAAACACATTGAATTGTCCTATTGTTGCTTTGAAGCGTTCAAAGTTCTTGCCAAGAATTACTTGCATGTTGATTCGCACCATTTATTTGGGACGGTGCGCCAGTGGTTGGAGGAAACCAAGATGACTCCAGCTGATGTTGCAGAGACTTTGATGCCCAAGCCCCCCGAAGAAGATGCCACGAGTTGCTTGAGAAATTTGGTTGAAGCACTTGAGATGGCAAAGGAGGAAGCCAAGTTAAAAGCTGAGGAAGAAGAGAGAATAAAGGCCGACAAAGATGAGAAAGAGAAAAGTGAAACAAAGGTTgtagaagaagaggagaagaacaAACCATCTGCGGAGATGGAAGTAAAGAGTCAAGACAACATTAGCTAG